The following proteins are encoded in a genomic region of Triticum dicoccoides isolate Atlit2015 ecotype Zavitan chromosome 1B, WEW_v2.0, whole genome shotgun sequence:
- the LOC119350287 gene encoding uncharacterized protein LOC119350287: MRLLAFGDGNLMLNPRDRKSGDENEYVSLMLVLFQLSERSHTVVEATFKFLLYDQSYGKHHEQHQVSHSFQSTSRVSGSSCMIPLAKLKEQSYGFLVKDSCVFGIQFIKVVAVKGNDVSETLFVQKTSNICSDPQVYTWNIDDFFVLKNPSTSPEFELCGHKWFITLYPSGYDKNGNYLSLSLSMKVPDTLDKDSAILAEVSISIKDQETGNHAKSSARIQFKNDTHTSLWDKFISLEDFKDSSKGYLVKTKCCIEAQVEVIVSSKTV, translated from the exons ATGCGGCTGCTGGCTTTTGGCGATGG GAACCTGATGCTGAACCCAAGGGACAGAAAGAGTGGCGACGAAAATGAATATGTTTCTCTTATGCTTGTGCTGTTTCAACTATCTGAGAGATCCCATACGGTCGTGGAGGCAACTTTCAAGTTCTTGTTATATGATCAGTCATATGGAAAGCACCACGAACAGCATCAAG TGAGCCACAGTTTTCAGTCTACAAGCAGAGTCTCTGGGAGCTCATGCATGATCCCCCTCGCGAAGCTTAAGGAGCAATCCTATGGATTCCTCGTCAAAGACAGCTGTGTTTTCGGTATCCAGTTCATCAAAGTTGTCGCTGTTAAAGGTAACGATGTGTCAGAGACGCTGTTTGTTCAGAAGACTAGCAACATCTGCAGTGACCCGCAAGTCTACACCTGGAACATTGATGATTTCTTTGTGTTGAAGAACCCGAGCACCTCCCCAGAGTTTGAGCTCTGTGGACACAAATG GTTCATCACTCTCTATCCATCTGGTTACGATAAGAATGGGAACTACCTCTCCCTGTCTCTGAGCATGAAGGTTCCGGACACACTCGATAAGGACTCGGCAATCCTTGCAGAAGTTAGCATAAGCATCAAAGACCAGGAAACGGGGAACCACGCGAAATCATCAG CCCGGATCCAGTTCAAGAATGATACCCACACTTCGCTATGGGACAAGTTCATATCGTTGGAAGATTTCAAGGACTCATCAAAGGGTTATCTCGTGAAGACAAAGTGCTGCATTGAAGCTCAGGTTGAAGTCATTGTTTCCTCCAAGACGGTGTAG